A single Cucumis melo cultivar AY chromosome 4, USDA_Cmelo_AY_1.0, whole genome shotgun sequence DNA region contains:
- the LOC127148886 gene encoding uncharacterized protein LOC127148886 isoform X3, translated as METVPENSIPGLSDSVVKIREDVKSGVENLTEECVSTMAAVTRLLMKLLPKALNCLPDAPQNQLHSLCFLISSSLNSAMEVRRYSKFYNAKPDEADDGVCTRAWRFFLSYFTIDVLSVLPLPQRMIRRPDQATQ; from the exons ATGGAGACCGTTCCTGAGAATTCCATCCCTGGGTTGTCTGATTCTGTTGTTAAG ATTAGAGAAGATGTAAAATCTGGTGTAGAAAATTTAACAGAGGAGTGTGTATCCACAATGGCAGCCGTTACTCGGCTTCTAATGAAG CTACTGCCAAAAGCTTTAAATTGCCTTCCGGATGCACCTCAAAATCAGCTTCATTCTTTGTGTTTTCTAATTTCTAGCTCACTCAATTCAGCCATGGAAGTACGGAG ATATTCCAAATTTTATAATGCAAAACCTGATGAAGCCGATGATGGTGTTTGCACAAGAGCTTGGAGATTCTTTTTATCTTACTTCACAATTGACGTTCTTTCAGTTCTTCCACTCCCCCAG AGGATGATTAGAAGACCAGATCAGGCAACACAATGA
- the LOC127148886 gene encoding uncharacterized protein LOC127148886 isoform X2 — protein sequence METVPENSIPGLSDSVVKIREDVKSGVENLTEECVSTMAAVTRLLMKLLPKALNCLPDAPQNQLHSLCFLISSSLNSAMEVRRYSKFYNAKPDEADDGVCTRAWRFFLSYFTIDVLSVLPLPQGLQKDLNFSFVVVSWPMHFSN from the exons ATGGAGACCGTTCCTGAGAATTCCATCCCTGGGTTGTCTGATTCTGTTGTTAAG ATTAGAGAAGATGTAAAATCTGGTGTAGAAAATTTAACAGAGGAGTGTGTATCCACAATGGCAGCCGTTACTCGGCTTCTAATGAAG CTACTGCCAAAAGCTTTAAATTGCCTTCCGGATGCACCTCAAAATCAGCTTCATTCTTTGTGTTTTCTAATTTCTAGCTCACTCAATTCAGCCATGGAAGTACGGAG ATATTCCAAATTTTATAATGCAAAACCTGATGAAGCCGATGATGGTGTTTGCACAAGAGCTTGGAGATTCTTTTTATCTTACTTCACAATTGACGTTCTTTCAGTTCTTCCACTCCCCCAG GGTTTACAGAAAGATTTGAACTTTTCATTTGTGGTCGTGAGCTGGCCAATGCATTTTTCGAATTGA
- the LOC127148886 gene encoding uncharacterized protein LOC127148886 isoform X5, translating into METVPENSIPGLSDSVVKIREDVKSGVENLTEECVSTMAAVTRLLMKLLPKALNCLPDAPQNQLHSLCFLISSSLNSAMEVRRSKPSYIGETCSLRTLRSISTSFTTSFDRLTSFGNIRFD; encoded by the exons ATGGAGACCGTTCCTGAGAATTCCATCCCTGGGTTGTCTGATTCTGTTGTTAAG ATTAGAGAAGATGTAAAATCTGGTGTAGAAAATTTAACAGAGGAGTGTGTATCCACAATGGCAGCCGTTACTCGGCTTCTAATGAAG CTACTGCCAAAAGCTTTAAATTGCCTTCCGGATGCACCTCAAAATCAGCTTCATTCTTTGTGTTTTCTAATTTCTAGCTCACTCAATTCAGCCATGGAAGTACGGAG GAGTAAACCTTCGTATATTGGAGAAACATGCTCACTGAGAACATTGAGATCAATTTCAACAAGCTTTACTACTAGTTTTGATAGGCTTACGAGTTTTGGAAACATAAGATTTGATTGA
- the LOC127148886 gene encoding uncharacterized protein LOC127148886 isoform X4: METVPENSIPGLSDSVVKIREDVKSGVENLTEECVSTMAAVTRLLMKLLPKALNCLPDAPQNQLHSLCFLISSSLNSAMEVRRYSKFYNAKPDEADDGVCTRAWRFFLSYFTIDVLSVLPLPQPCRVYRKI; this comes from the exons ATGGAGACCGTTCCTGAGAATTCCATCCCTGGGTTGTCTGATTCTGTTGTTAAG ATTAGAGAAGATGTAAAATCTGGTGTAGAAAATTTAACAGAGGAGTGTGTATCCACAATGGCAGCCGTTACTCGGCTTCTAATGAAG CTACTGCCAAAAGCTTTAAATTGCCTTCCGGATGCACCTCAAAATCAGCTTCATTCTTTGTGTTTTCTAATTTCTAGCTCACTCAATTCAGCCATGGAAGTACGGAG ATATTCCAAATTTTATAATGCAAAACCTGATGAAGCCGATGATGGTGTTTGCACAAGAGCTTGGAGATTCTTTTTATCTTACTTCACAATTGACGTTCTTTCAGTTCTTCCACTCCCCCAG CCATGCAGGGTTTACAGAAAGATTTGA
- the LOC127148886 gene encoding uncharacterized protein LOC127148886 isoform X1 yields METVPENSIPGLSDSVVKIREDVKSGVENLTEECVSTMAAVTRLLMKLLPKALNCLPDAPQNQLHSLCFLISSSLNSAMEVRRYSKFYNAKPDEADDGVCTRAWRFFLSYFTIDVLSVLPLPQAGKGGELTLNRRTITRGALDSLRNGREIPWLPFL; encoded by the exons ATGGAGACCGTTCCTGAGAATTCCATCCCTGGGTTGTCTGATTCTGTTGTTAAG ATTAGAGAAGATGTAAAATCTGGTGTAGAAAATTTAACAGAGGAGTGTGTATCCACAATGGCAGCCGTTACTCGGCTTCTAATGAAG CTACTGCCAAAAGCTTTAAATTGCCTTCCGGATGCACCTCAAAATCAGCTTCATTCTTTGTGTTTTCTAATTTCTAGCTCACTCAATTCAGCCATGGAAGTACGGAG ATATTCCAAATTTTATAATGCAAAACCTGATGAAGCCGATGATGGTGTTTGCACAAGAGCTTGGAGATTCTTTTTATCTTACTTCACAATTGACGTTCTTTCAGTTCTTCCACTCCCCCAG GCTGGAAAAGGAGGTGAGCTAACATTGAATAGAAGAACCATAACAAGAGGGGCACTGGATTCATTGAGAAATGGGCGAGAGATTCCATGGCTCCCATTTCTTTAA